The DNA segment CTGTCCTGCCCTGAGGCTGGCACGGACCTGAGCATGGGACGGGCCCGGGAAGTGGGTTGGATGGCCGCAGGATTgatgattggggctggtgcctgcTACTGTGTTTACAAATTGACCATAGGAAGAAATGAGAGTGACaactcagaggaggaggaggaagaggaatgggATGATGATCAGGACCCGGATGAGGAAGAGCCCGAGATTTGGTTTGATTTCACGACTATGGCTCGGCCTTGGAGTGAGGATGGGGAATGGACTGAACCCGGGGCCCCAGGTGGCACTGAGGACAGACCCTCAGGTGGGGGCAAGGCCAGCAGAGCACACCCAACAAAACAACGGCCTTTCCCCTATGAACATAAAAATACCTGGAGTGCTCAGAGCTGTAAACATGTCAGTTGTAGTCTTCGCCACTACACGTGTCCGTTCATTCAGGGACTGACGGAGCgccaggatgctggctttgccCTTAGCCACGGTATCAATAGTCATTTGGCCAGCCTCTCAAGGGCTGGAAACCTGATACCCACTCCCCAGCGCACCTTCAGGGAGCAGGCTTTGTGTGCCCTGGGAAGCTCCCATGCCAGCATTCAAAGTCAGGGCCAGATTAAGACGTCCATCGCCGAAGTGTATCGGGAGACTGTGTCACGTTGCTGTGGTGCATTTCTGCAGCAGGCtggattcagtttgttaataAGTGTGGCGGTTATTAATGACATGCTTGCCAAGTCCATTACAGACTTGCAGTTTCCTTTGATACCAGAGGGAAGTGGACGGGCTGAGGTTCAGGCTTCGAAACTGTGGATGGGTTTGTCTGAAAAGCCAGCGCTGGCGGGAGAATGGCTGGGCTTCTACATGCTGTTTCCATTCATGGCCTTCTTAGCCCGCAGTGCAAACCCAGGGCTGCTCCTGCACACCCCTGCCTATTAAATGTCCGTCTCAGGCACGATGAGACTGGATCTCACTCCCCTCCACCCACTCAGAGCCCACAAGGTTTGCAGCTGTCAGAGAATCTGCAGTGGGTGCTCCAGAGGTGGCAGCCTTAGCTGGTCACCACATCACTTGGGTGAACGCTGCAGTGGCTTCATCGAGGACCACATTCTCATTGGCCAGGTGGGGGCTCCACAGAGCCTGCAGTCACTTCCTGGTTTTGCAGTCTGCAGGCAATGTGCACAGTCGCTTCCTCACTAGCAGCTCTCTGGTGTGCTAAAGGGATCACTTTGGTTGCCAGCTGTGGATAAAGGACATCTGCTTCCAGCATCAGGAGTGCTGCTGCCGCCTAAGCAGAGCCGCTCTGCAGAGACCAGACGCAGTCGTGAGCTTGAGCTGAAAATGCGTTTGTTGCCGCTTGGGTGAATGGGTTTGCCTTGACTCTCTCTTCTACAGGAGCTCGGGGATGGTGAACCTGCCCATCCCAAGAGTACACTGCCCTTCTAGCTACCTTATTGCCCCCAGTCTCCCCCACCCAAGTCTACATCTGTGTATCATCAATAAAGTTGTGTGCTTTCACTggcaaaaaccaaacaaacaaaaagccgtGGCCCTGGTCTTTGAGCTTGCAGTGTGCatgaggagaaacagaaagatgcaGGACGCCTtgcacctgctcctctccacACAGAGCCTTGCCTCGCCTCACTTTCGctcacctctcctctctgggCTTCTCACGTCTTCTCCCTTTCCCGAGCTTGGGTTCCAGGTGGGTTCCAGCTTTCCTGCTTGTACCATCCACCACCCAAAGTTGCCCATGCACCTGCCAGGTCCCTTGCCTGACCAACACTGGGAAACCCTCCAGCCAGGAATGGggaccctgcctctccccaggcccTTGCACCTCGCATGGCTTGCAAGTGGCTAGCAGTGACTGCGGATACCAAGAACCGCCTTCCCCAAGGTTAAACCTGCTGGGCCTTCCTTGGCTGGACCCAGAAATTCCTCCTGGTCCTAACAGCTGTTGATGGGACCACCCGTGTCTTGGGAGCTAGCGCCAGTGTGGCAGGGCCATCATTGTTCCAGGAGGCCTTCCTTGCATGCCACCACTTTCCCCGGGGGGGCCTCTTTGGCCAGTGCCATCTAAGGGACACCTCCTGGCTCTAGGATCCAGGTATCAAGGCTGAGGCTGTTCTCCTGCTTCCCAGCTCGTGGTCCCCAGGGAGTTCACATGCTCTCCCCACGGCCCTGCACACTCCCCAGTTGCCCTTGGTCTGCCCTGCTCCACCTGTCAAGCACTTGATGTTAGAGACCCTGGCACACTCCTGCCTCTGAGAGGACATAACAGTCGTTCTGCCCCATCCCCTGAGCAGCTCTGACCCAGGCCGGCCCGCCTGCAGCCAAGCGACTCCACTGCGCCATCTGGGCTCAAGTCACAGCCCTCCTTCCCACTTGCTAGCACTGCCGTCCTGAAGCACCACTGTGTCTACCGGAGGAAGCCTTGGTCCTAGCCCTCACCCCTTGCCTGCTCGGGTTGGTGCCAGTCACCAGCCCAGGTCCCACTGGATTCTGGGAGCACTGCCACCAGGGCCCTCATCAACACACTGAGATGTTTGGGCACTGGGGAGATCACTgggtcccctcccccgccccacccaaaACACAAAGGTGATGGAGAATGAAAACAGCACAGAGCCATCGCTCCCAGAACAGTACAAGCCAGCCTTCCTGGGCTTCCTCGTGGAGGTCAGTGCGAGCCTGCCACAGTCTGAGGGGAGCTGTCCTGCCTGGGAGGCGCCACCCCAGCCTGAGCTGTGTGTGCTTCGTGCACTGCAGGCCCTGGTTTGTTCTTCCCCATCTCACTGCTGCCATGATGGGTGGTGCCACTAGGTACTGCCTGCCCCACCAACTCCCGCAGCTCTCCCCAGCCTGCTTCCTGTCCCTGTGACTCAGGGCTGATGCCCCAGCCCGCCCCCTCCAGGTCAGAGCACACACCACGGTGCAGACATGGAGCCTGCCAGCAGGCTCGCCCCATCTCGAGGCTGCATCTTCAGCAGGGTCCTGCGTGTCACTCTCAAAGCCGTTTCCACCACTATGGCGTCACCCGCAGAGCTGCACAGCCCTTGCCAAGTCATCTCCAGCCTTAGCTCCACAGCTGGCAGGTGGGGTGGGCACTGGCTCCAGTCTCTCTCCCAGGAACCCCTGCTGGGTGTCAGAGGCAGGTGGTCACCAGCCCTGGCTCCAGCACAGCCCGGTGGAGGGCAGCCCCTGCCCGTCCCTGTCCAGGACACATGctctgtgcgtgtgcgtgtgcgtgtgcgtgtgcatgtgtgtgtgtgcctgtcttcCGTCTGTCTGCTCGCACTGTACTCTTCTCTGCACACTAAGCTCGCCGCCTCCTTTCTACCCTGCAGGCTGCTTTCTGCTCACAGCCTCTGCTCTAGTCCCGCCTTAGAcacaccctcccccctccctgatA comes from the Oryctolagus cuniculus chromosome X, mOryCun1.1, whole genome shotgun sequence genome and includes:
- the ARMCX6 gene encoding protein ARMCX6, producing the protein MGRAREVGWMAAGLMIGAGACYCVYKLTIGRNESDNSEEEEEEEWDDDQDPDEEEPEIWFDFTTMARPWSEDGEWTEPGAPGGTEDRPSGGGKASRAHPTKQRPFPYEHKNTWSAQSCKHVSCSLRHYTCPFIQGLTERQDAGFALSHGINSHLASLSRAGNLIPTPQRTFREQALCALGSSHASIQSQGQIKTSIAEVYRETVSRCCGAFLQQAGFSLLISVAVINDMLAKSITDLQFPLIPEGSGRAEVQASKLWMGLSEKPALAGEWLGFYMLFPFMAFLARSANPGLLLHTPAY